The Geitlerinema sp. PCC 9228 genome includes the window GCGAAATGGTAATTAAATGGGCGAGCTCTGGTAATTTTAGAGTTTCGATTAAGCTATTGGCAAAATTGGGCGCTGGTATGTAAGAAGGTCCGCTATCGGTGGATTTAAAAATTTTTTTGCCACTGGTCACCTGATTTACCAAGGAAACAACCGGCGCAGCCAGCTTGCGAAAGAAACTAGCTGCTCCACCAATCGCCTCGTGGTTTAATGTATTAATCAATGGATGGGTATATAGCTTTTCTGTAAGGTCCTCGACCTCTTTTAATTTGGCATTTTTTTTACTACCAGAGATTAAAATTTCAATAGAATTTTTTAAATGTTCGGCGCGCCATTGCAGTAAAGTGCCTATCAGTTCTTGAATTTCTGAAGTTAGCAAACTTAAGGTAAGGTAAATGAAAATTAACCCCAGGGCGATATCGAGAACAAAAGAAATGCTCATACCCAACTCAGAAGAGAACGTATACCTGTAAATATCCAGCAATATACAAGATTTGCCCCGATTTGTAAAAAAGTCTTCAATAACCTTAACGGATACCAACCGCTACTGATTTGATTGGGGGAACAACGATGCGTTGCTATGGGAATTTCCCAAAAGAAGGAAAATATTGGTTTTTGCTCCTTTGGTTGGCTGCAATTGTAGTTTTTGGCAGCGACCTGGGAGGCGTGCCCCTGCGTGACTGGGATGAAGGCATTGTTGCTCAGGTGGCGCGGGAAATGTACCAATCCGCCAGTTGGGAAGGTTGGCTCTATCCCACCATCGACGGTGCCCCCTATCTAAACAAACCGCCGTTGTTTCATTGGTTGGTGGCGCTTACCTATACAGTGGTGGGGGTTGGTGAGGCGAGTACTCGGTTTCCTGGAGCTATGCTGGCAGCTTTTACCGTTCCCATGGTGTATGCGGTGGGCAAGGAAATTTTTGCTCGACCTACGCCAGCGATTTTGGGGGCTTGGGTCTATTTAACCCTATTACCGGTGGTGCGTCACGGGCGTTTGGCGATGTTGGATGGGGCGGTGGCTTGTTTTTGGTTGCTGCTGTTGTGGTGTTTGTTGCGATCGCGTCGCGATGGGCGCTATGCCCTGGGGGTGGGTCTATCGTTGGGGGCAATTGCTTTTACCAAAGGAATTGTAGCGATTTTGCTAGCTGCGATCGCGGGAGGATTTCTCCTGTGGGATACGCCGCGGTTGCTGGGATCGCGCTATCTTTGGTTGGGATTGTTGCTGGGAACGACACCGGTTTTGGTTTGGTATTTGGCCCAGTGGCAGCACTACGGCAGCCAATTCTCCCAAACCCTCGCAACCCAGTTTTGGGAACGCCTGTGGAAACCAGTAGAAAACCATGCCGGTCCCCCCTGGTATTATGCAGAGGAATTGTTGAAATATACGTTTCCCTGGTTGCTCTTTTTTCCCGATGGCATCTTCATTAGCTGGAAAAATCGCCTCCTCAGCTGGGGAAAATTGATTTTGGTTTGGACTGGGGGGTATTTTTTGGCGGTTTCGGCGATGGGAACCAAGCTGCCTTGGTATCTTTATCCCTTTTTTGGCGGTTTGGCTTTGGCTGTGGGGGTGGTTTTGGCGCGGATTTGGGCATCTTGGACTCTAGCCAAGGCAATGGTTGCCCCGCCGGATAGCCCGCAGGAACCCCCCTGGCGCAGTCGTCGTTCCGTTTGGATGGGATTTTTGCTGCTGTTGGCGGTGGCAGGATGGGGAGGTAGCGTCTATTTTGCTTTTTTTGCCCCGCCAGCAACTACCGATCCGTTGCTACCGGTGGTTACGGGGGCGCTGGCATTGACCCTAACCGGTACCTTTTGGCTGTTGTGGCGGGAAAATCGCCAATTTATTTTAATTTTGGGTTGGGGGATGTATGTTTCGCTGGTTTTGTTCGTGCATACCGATACGTGGCTGTGGGAGTTGAATGAGGCGTATCCGGTCAAACCGGTGGCGGCTATGCTGCAAAACCATACGCCAGCGGATGCCACCATTTATACTTCCTATCCCTACCATCGCCCTAGTTTAAATTTTTATAGCGATCGCACGGTGATTCCCAAATCTCCAGCGCAACTCCAGCAACACTGGCAGCAAACCCCCTATCCCTACCTGTTGGTTGCGCCATCGGTACGTCAAGAACTATCGTTGCCCCAAAGCCGGCTTTTGGGGATTTCGGAAGGTTGGCAATTACTCGGAAAATCTTCCCCATAACGGTGAAAACGAATACACCACGTCTGCTACCGATTTCTTGCTACCATCAAAATGTTGCTGTTGATGAGGGATAGTACAAATTATGAAGCGATCGCTGGTTGGATATACAGTAGCAGCTACTTGGTTTTTGGGTATGGGTT containing:
- a CDS encoding glycosyltransferase family 39 protein, giving the protein MAAIVVFGSDLGGVPLRDWDEGIVAQVAREMYQSASWEGWLYPTIDGAPYLNKPPLFHWLVALTYTVVGVGEASTRFPGAMLAAFTVPMVYAVGKEIFARPTPAILGAWVYLTLLPVVRHGRLAMLDGAVACFWLLLLWCLLRSRRDGRYALGVGLSLGAIAFTKGIVAILLAAIAGGFLLWDTPRLLGSRYLWLGLLLGTTPVLVWYLAQWQHYGSQFSQTLATQFWERLWKPVENHAGPPWYYAEELLKYTFPWLLFFPDGIFISWKNRLLSWGKLILVWTGGYFLAVSAMGTKLPWYLYPFFGGLALAVGVVLARIWASWTLAKAMVAPPDSPQEPPWRSRRSVWMGFLLLLAVAGWGGSVYFAFFAPPATTDPLLPVVTGALALTLTGTFWLLWRENRQFILILGWGMYVSLVLFVHTDTWLWELNEAYPVKPVAAMLQNHTPADATIYTSYPYHRPSLNFYSDRTVIPKSPAQLQQHWQQTPYPYLLVAPSVRQELSLPQSRLLGISEGWQLLGKSSP